One window of the Runella slithyformis DSM 19594 genome contains the following:
- a CDS encoding ferritin-like domain-containing protein, whose translation MERNNQTVIDILNGLVHINNDRIAGYHQASQETKAEDLEQLFTSMLNESVNFAETLAAYIKEMGGEPTVHGTATGAIHQAWLKFREALTGNDRTVLLESCEFGDQAAIEAYETALHDEAIQQHEELKGVLLRQQADIQSSLKIIQTLTPRINTTQAEQAALKLQSP comes from the coding sequence ATGGAACGCAACAATCAAACAGTAATCGACATTCTTAACGGACTCGTCCATATCAATAATGATCGCATTGCGGGCTATCATCAGGCGTCTCAGGAAACTAAGGCAGAAGACCTCGAACAGCTTTTCACAAGTATGCTGAACGAAAGCGTCAATTTTGCGGAGACGCTGGCAGCCTACATCAAGGAAATGGGTGGAGAGCCTACCGTACACGGCACCGCCACCGGTGCTATTCATCAGGCTTGGTTAAAATTCAGGGAAGCACTCACCGGAAATGACCGAACTGTATTGCTGGAATCCTGTGAGTTTGGCGATCAGGCGGCCATTGAAGCGTATGAAACGGCCCTTCACGACGAAGCTATCCAACAGCATGAGGAGTTGAAAGGTGTTTTGTTGCGGCAGCAGGCTGACATTCAGAGTTCTCTAAAGATCATACAGACACTTACCCCGCGTATCAATACCACTCAGGCTGAGCAGGCCGCCTTAAAACTGCAATCGCCTTAG
- a CDS encoding RNA polymerase sigma factor: MKNNVLSYSESDLIGMLLKQDRHAFNYLYDNYSDALYGIVLKIVVKEEAAQDLLQEIFIKIWTNITRYDSGKGRFFTWMLNIARNSSIDYLRGQRAEIQDLESSVYWIESNQTVFGEIENNELRELVSQLKHEQKTIIEMVYWGGYTQNEAAKRLQLPLGTVKTRIRLAIKNLRFHLAANASYASSMAS; encoded by the coding sequence ATGAAAAACAATGTACTCAGCTATTCTGAAAGCGACCTCATCGGGATGCTGCTCAAGCAGGATCGCCATGCTTTCAACTACCTATACGACAACTACTCCGATGCACTGTACGGAATTGTCCTGAAGATCGTGGTCAAAGAAGAAGCCGCTCAGGATTTGCTTCAGGAGATTTTTATTAAGATCTGGACCAATATCACCCGCTATGATTCAGGGAAGGGGCGCTTTTTTACGTGGATGCTTAACATTGCCCGTAACAGTTCCATTGATTACCTGCGCGGCCAGCGGGCCGAAATTCAGGACTTGGAATCTTCCGTTTATTGGATCGAAAGCAACCAAACGGTGTTTGGAGAAATAGAAAACAACGAACTGCGTGAATTGGTCTCCCAGCTCAAGCACGAGCAAAAAACTATCATTGAAATGGTGTATTGGGGCGGCTATACCCAAAACGAAGCGGCCAAACGCCTCCAACTGCCCTTGGGTACCGTCAAGACCCGCATCCGCCTCGCCATCAAAAACCTGCGTTTTCACCTCGCCGCCAACGCTTCTTATGCCTCTTCGATGGCAAGTTAA
- a CDS encoding transglutaminase-like domain-containing protein, protein MKLKGKSVFKYTVNNPTPVQMLLRSRRQEGQSIVKEEFTIDPTVPFVEFIDQFGNQCQRTVLPVGDVTITMEVQALVEPGMAPPQPLPAYVPVEELPDEVMMYLLPSRYCQSDLNEIKNLAAEIVGNLDPGYAQVEAIRTWIHQNINYQYNTTNSATTALDTSYQRVGVCRDFTHLGLALTRSMSIPARMTVGYLDKLEFMDLHAWFDAYIGGKWYTFDAVQQQTHGSRIVIGYGRDAADVAMITQFGNAQLQSLEVTTEALPE, encoded by the coding sequence ATGAAACTTAAAGGCAAAAGTGTGTTTAAATACACTGTTAATAATCCTACGCCCGTACAGATGCTTTTGCGCTCCAGACGGCAGGAAGGACAATCAATCGTGAAGGAAGAATTTACCATTGACCCCACCGTTCCGTTTGTAGAATTTATTGATCAATTCGGCAATCAGTGTCAGCGAACGGTGCTGCCCGTCGGCGATGTGACCATTACCATGGAAGTACAGGCACTGGTAGAGCCCGGTATGGCCCCGCCTCAACCCTTACCCGCTTATGTGCCGGTAGAGGAGTTGCCGGATGAGGTAATGATGTATTTATTACCCAGCCGCTATTGTCAATCAGATCTGAATGAGATCAAAAACCTCGCGGCCGAAATCGTCGGAAATCTGGATCCGGGCTACGCGCAGGTGGAAGCCATTCGAACCTGGATCCACCAAAATATCAATTACCAATACAACACCACCAACTCCGCCACCACGGCTCTGGATACTTCGTATCAGCGCGTGGGGGTATGCCGCGATTTTACACATTTGGGGCTGGCCCTTACGCGCAGCATGTCCATTCCGGCGCGCATGACCGTCGGCTATTTGGATAAGCTGGAATTTATGGATCTGCACGCGTGGTTTGATGCGTATATCGGCGGCAAATGGTATACCTTTGATGCGGTGCAGCAACAAACCCATGGCAGCAGAATTGTGATAGGGTATGGTCGGGATGCGGCTGATGTGGCCATGATCACCCAATTTGGAAATGCGCAGCTTCAATCACTGGAAGTAACGACCGAAGCGCTGCCGGAATAA
- a CDS encoding alpha-amylase family glycosyl hydrolase encodes MEIATEARYPKSEMVGMGAIVVEEGVSFRVWAPNAKKVFVMGDFNEWKKNTVPLVREDNGYWSVEVPEAKAGQQYKYVLKTKAGELIRNDPYARELTNSVGNSIIHDPTFEWGEDHFQCPHRNEMVIYELHVGTFNVKEEGKPGDFYSVIERLNYFKSLGINAIELMPVAEFPGGYSWGYNPAHPFAVESEYGGPRGLKELVKAAHAKGIAVILDVVYNHFGPTDMDLWQFDGWQENGLGGVYFYNDWRAKTPWGDTRPDYGRPEVRQYIRDNALMWLDEYHIDGLRMDMVPYIRNVNADGNPANDLKEGYSLIQWINSEIQAHFPGRFTVAEDLHSLDCITAPVEHGGLAYSSQWDGEFVHPIREAIITAHDEDRDINKVAKSIMHRYNHDAFERVIYTESHDEVANGKARVVQEIAGREDVNTWYAKKRSTLGVALMMTSPGIPMLFQGQAILEDKWFEDTDPIDWSRFSEFKGIVKLYRDLIHLRLNKQGVTRGLTGQHAAMLVIDNDRKLIAFHRWKDGGAGDNTVVVMNFSHQAIEDYAVPFPEEGLWKIRFNSDWEGYDSDFDNYFSHDTQATGHRENEALIARVAIGPYSTIVYSKE; translated from the coding sequence ATGGAAATCGCCACTGAAGCAAGATATCCTAAAAGCGAAATGGTTGGGATGGGAGCGATTGTGGTGGAAGAAGGAGTTTCGTTTAGGGTTTGGGCTCCCAATGCAAAAAAAGTTTTTGTCATGGGGGATTTTAATGAATGGAAAAAAAATACCGTTCCGCTGGTGCGGGAAGACAATGGCTATTGGTCGGTCGAAGTGCCGGAGGCTAAAGCCGGACAACAATACAAATACGTATTGAAAACCAAGGCAGGGGAGTTGATACGCAATGATCCGTATGCCCGTGAGTTGACCAACTCGGTCGGAAACAGCATCATTCATGATCCAACCTTTGAGTGGGGCGAAGACCACTTTCAATGTCCCCACCGGAATGAAATGGTGATCTATGAGCTCCATGTCGGGACTTTCAACGTCAAAGAAGAAGGAAAGCCCGGAGATTTCTACAGCGTCATTGAACGACTCAATTATTTTAAATCGCTGGGAATCAACGCCATTGAGCTCATGCCCGTCGCGGAGTTTCCGGGGGGGTATTCGTGGGGGTACAATCCCGCCCATCCGTTTGCCGTAGAGTCAGAGTACGGCGGCCCGCGAGGCCTCAAAGAGTTGGTGAAGGCCGCGCACGCCAAGGGAATTGCGGTCATCCTTGATGTGGTGTATAACCACTTCGGACCTACTGACATGGACCTGTGGCAGTTTGACGGCTGGCAGGAAAATGGACTCGGAGGGGTTTATTTTTACAACGACTGGCGCGCCAAAACCCCCTGGGGAGACACCCGACCCGACTATGGACGGCCGGAAGTACGCCAATATATTCGGGACAATGCCCTGATGTGGCTGGACGAGTACCATATAGATGGATTACGGATGGACATGGTCCCGTACATACGAAATGTCAATGCGGATGGCAATCCGGCCAATGATTTGAAAGAAGGCTACAGCCTGATTCAGTGGATCAATTCAGAGATTCAGGCTCATTTTCCGGGGAGGTTTACCGTAGCGGAAGATTTACATAGCCTGGATTGCATTACAGCCCCTGTAGAGCACGGAGGCTTGGCGTACAGCAGTCAGTGGGATGGGGAATTTGTGCATCCAATCCGGGAAGCGATCATTACGGCGCACGACGAAGACCGCGACATAAACAAGGTAGCGAAATCGATCATGCATCGTTATAATCATGACGCATTTGAGCGGGTGATCTACACCGAGTCGCACGATGAAGTCGCCAACGGAAAAGCCCGGGTAGTGCAGGAAATTGCCGGCCGGGAAGACGTCAATACGTGGTATGCCAAAAAGCGCTCTACGCTCGGGGTGGCATTGATGATGACTTCACCGGGTATTCCGATGCTGTTTCAGGGACAGGCTATTTTGGAAGATAAATGGTTTGAAGATACGGACCCCATTGACTGGAGCCGTTTTTCGGAATTCAAGGGTATTGTAAAATTATACCGCGATTTGATTCATTTACGGCTTAATAAACAAGGCGTTACGCGTGGCCTTACGGGGCAGCATGCAGCAATGCTTGTGATCGACAATGACCGTAAGCTGATCGCTTTTCACCGTTGGAAAGACGGCGGCGCGGGAGATAATACGGTGGTGGTGATGAATTTTTCCCATCAGGCCATTGAGGATTACGCGGTACCGTTTCCCGAAGAAGGGCTGTGGAAGATACGATTTAACAGTGATTGGGAAGGCTACGACAGTGATTTTGATAATTATTTCAGTCATGATACCCAAGCAACGGGGCACCGGGAAAACGAAGCCTTGATTGCGCGGGTGGCCATCGGTCCGTACAGCACGATTGTTTACTCAAAAGAATAA
- a CDS encoding AI-2E family transporter — protein sequence MPPIPQNFQLPYVARLAFALISITILVYWMYVLGSIITLLLFSIILSIAMYPLTAWLERRGLHRMVAITISILAFSLVAAGIGTLLVYQFTDFTKMLPQLIQKINASLTKLQLWAYDRFNIPPSRQLNELQKYYQNLAESGGSMVGTAVTTTTSMLGNLSILPVYIFFLLYYRDMFRQFFCKVFVSAKKMQVHDVMGKIYEVVHSYLSGLFIVTLIVGTLNSVGLLILGIPSAIFFGFLASMLLIIPYIGILIGSILPIVVALVTKDSPMYAVGVAGIFFFVQMLEGNVITPYIVGSKISVNPLAAIIALFLGGALWGIAGLALALPLTAIIKVIFDAVDYLKPYGYLMGEPEVSKERAVKSRKVQQIEREVVDTINDTTNEVKSLFKKKRSEKSAV from the coding sequence ATGCCCCCGATTCCCCAAAATTTCCAATTGCCGTACGTAGCCCGATTGGCCTTTGCGCTCATCAGCATCACGATACTGGTGTATTGGATGTACGTGTTAGGCTCCATCATTACCCTGTTATTATTTTCCATTATTCTTTCCATTGCCATGTACCCGCTTACGGCGTGGCTGGAGCGCAGGGGGCTGCATCGGATGGTAGCCATTACCATTTCTATTTTGGCATTTTCGTTGGTGGCGGCGGGCATTGGAACCCTGTTGGTGTACCAATTCACTGATTTCACAAAAATGCTTCCCCAATTGATTCAAAAGATCAACGCATCCCTCACTAAATTGCAATTGTGGGCCTACGACCGTTTTAATATTCCGCCGAGCCGGCAGCTGAACGAACTTCAAAAATACTATCAGAATTTGGCCGAAAGCGGTGGGTCAATGGTAGGTACGGCCGTTACGACCACGACTTCCATGTTGGGAAATCTGTCTATTTTGCCCGTGTATATCTTTTTTCTGCTGTACTACCGCGATATGTTTCGGCAGTTTTTCTGCAAAGTATTTGTCTCTGCCAAAAAAATGCAGGTGCATGATGTGATGGGCAAAATCTACGAGGTAGTCCACAGCTATTTATCCGGACTATTCATCGTGACCCTTATCGTGGGTACGCTCAATTCGGTCGGGCTGCTGATATTGGGCATTCCTTCGGCCATTTTCTTTGGTTTTTTGGCGTCCATGCTGTTGATCATTCCTTACATCGGTATATTGATCGGTTCCATTCTGCCGATTGTGGTGGCCTTGGTCACCAAGGACTCGCCCATGTATGCTGTTGGGGTAGCGGGCATATTTTTCTTCGTTCAAATGCTCGAAGGCAATGTCATCACTCCTTACATCGTGGGTTCAAAGATCAGTGTTAATCCGTTAGCGGCCATTATTGCCCTGTTTTTGGGAGGGGCGCTCTGGGGCATTGCAGGGCTGGCCCTGGCCTTGCCGCTGACAGCCATTATAAAAGTGATCTTTGATGCGGTAGACTATCTCAAGCCTTACGGCTACCTGATGGGCGAGCCGGAAGTATCGAAAGAGCGCGCCGTTAAAAGCCGAAAGGTGCAGCAGATCGAACGGGAAGTGGTGGATACCATCAATGATACCACCAATGAAGTAAAATCCCTTTTTAAGAAAAAACGCTCCGAAAAGTCGGCTGTGTAA
- a CDS encoding porin family protein, whose amino-acid sequence MKTNVLLLTLLMITGAVSAQNGTKFFSLGLRAGANLSQFSGNDLSLSNDGGVFQLKDNSNRVWGATGGIFMRIGRTFYVQPEIMFSQKGGQFSLYDGTATNTRSFKMSNLDLPVMFGVKIARFLRINAGPVAAFNVGHNGDLEDAFNDYTNEDNFDSAFRRAALGYQAGIGLDFGKLNFDIRYEGNVTDVFNLKLNNPQAQSQFERKSNLLQATIGVAF is encoded by the coding sequence ATGAAAACGAACGTATTACTTCTGACATTGCTCATGATAACCGGAGCAGTGAGTGCGCAGAACGGCACAAAGTTCTTTAGTTTAGGTCTTCGGGCGGGGGCCAATCTTTCTCAATTCAGCGGAAATGATCTGTCGCTCAGCAACGACGGCGGTGTTTTTCAGTTGAAAGACAACAGCAACCGGGTATGGGGTGCTACCGGCGGTATCTTTATGCGGATTGGTCGTACGTTTTACGTACAGCCCGAGATTATGTTCTCCCAAAAAGGCGGCCAATTCAGTCTGTATGATGGTACGGCCACCAACACGAGAAGTTTCAAAATGAGCAATTTGGACTTACCCGTCATGTTTGGGGTTAAAATTGCCCGTTTTTTACGCATCAATGCGGGTCCGGTGGCGGCTTTTAATGTCGGTCATAATGGTGACCTTGAAGATGCCTTTAATGATTATACCAACGAAGACAACTTCGACAGCGCGTTTCGTCGGGCCGCGTTAGGGTATCAGGCAGGGATCGGCCTTGATTTCGGTAAACTGAATTTTGATATACGCTACGAAGGAAATGTAACGGACGTATTCAATCTCAAACTCAACAACCCACAGGCGCAGTCGCAATTTGAGCGTAAAAGCAATCTGTTGCAGGCCACCATCGGCGTTGCTTTTTAA
- a CDS encoding ThuA domain-containing protein gives MMRNTFYICALLLALSISSFGQKKKKVAATKDAILVFSKTKGYRHASIPKGKEALMLMGQQNRFAVDTTEDASVFTLENLKKYKAVVFLSTTGNILDDAQQAAFEQYIRGGGGFVGIHAAADTEYDWPWYNQLVGAYFLSHPKQQNVDIVVHDHNHPSTSMLPDRWKRFDELYSYKKIILGIKVLATLDESTYQGGANGVNHPFIWYREFDGGRSFYTGGGHTDESYVEPLFVQHLLGGIEYAIGRKSVKKPM, from the coding sequence ATGATGAGAAATACGTTTTATATCTGTGCCTTACTTTTAGCGCTTTCCATAAGTTCTTTTGGACAGAAAAAGAAAAAAGTCGCAGCGACCAAAGACGCCATTTTGGTTTTCTCCAAAACAAAGGGCTACCGGCACGCTTCCATTCCAAAAGGCAAAGAAGCGTTAATGCTGATGGGCCAACAAAACAGATTTGCGGTAGATACCACCGAAGATGCGTCTGTTTTTACGTTGGAAAACCTTAAAAAATATAAAGCAGTCGTGTTTTTGAGTACTACCGGTAACATCCTTGACGACGCTCAACAGGCCGCTTTTGAACAGTATATTCGCGGGGGCGGCGGTTTTGTAGGTATCCACGCGGCGGCCGATACCGAATATGACTGGCCTTGGTACAATCAGTTGGTAGGGGCGTATTTCCTGAGCCATCCCAAGCAGCAGAATGTAGACATAGTGGTTCATGACCATAATCACCCTTCCACCTCAATGTTGCCCGACCGTTGGAAGCGTTTTGATGAACTTTACAGTTATAAAAAAATAATACTCGGGATTAAAGTGTTAGCTACGCTCGATGAGAGTACGTACCAAGGGGGCGCCAATGGCGTAAACCATCCCTTTATCTGGTACAGAGAGTTTGATGGAGGCCGTTCTTTCTATACCGGAGGGGGCCATACGGACGAGTCGTACGTTGAACCCTTATTTGTGCAGCACCTGCTGGGGGGAATAGAGTATGCGATAGGTCGTAAATCCGTAAAGAAACCGATGTAA
- a CDS encoding sterol desaturase family protein produces MFLNILLVLGTFIFMEGFAWFAHKYIMHGLMWNWHESHHVHHKGWWETNDLFGIIFGVTATALIVTGSEIESLRWLMYVGFGITLYGISYFIFHDVIVHRRVKIKFKTRNRYLNRIIRAHYVHHKVHERDGAEAFGFLYAPKKYEKL; encoded by the coding sequence ATGTTTCTAAATATTCTTCTTGTTCTCGGAACGTTTATTTTTATGGAGGGCTTTGCGTGGTTTGCGCACAAGTACATCATGCACGGCCTGATGTGGAATTGGCACGAATCGCATCACGTGCATCACAAAGGCTGGTGGGAAACCAACGATCTGTTTGGGATCATTTTCGGCGTTACGGCCACGGCCCTGATCGTGACAGGTTCAGAAATAGAATCGTTACGTTGGCTGATGTACGTAGGTTTCGGCATTACGCTCTACGGCATTTCTTATTTCATCTTTCACGATGTGATCGTGCATCGACGCGTGAAGATCAAATTCAAAACCCGGAATCGGTACCTTAACCGTATCATTCGGGCGCATTATGTACATCACAAAGTCCATGAGCGCGACGGAGCCGAAGCCTTTGGGTTTTTGTACGCTCCCAAAAAATACGAAAAGCTGTAG
- a CDS encoding M3 family oligoendopeptidase: protein MSAITIPQRPARSFLGEEFELTTWEQLQPFYENLTKRALHSVDDLRRWFLDKSELESYLSENFAWRYIRMTCDTGSEQYQKEFNDFVENFQPHLSAYGNELDKKALESPYLGELKDSGFDITLRSMKKAIEIFREENIPIQTQIQTEQAKYGAIVGAMTVSIDGEEVTLQKASDYLQSTDRALREAVWNKLQVRRFESKDQLDELLNTLRDLRHQLAINAGFDNFRDYMFAALGRFDYTPQDCFNFHESVAEAVVPMLNDMAAERREDLQLDRLRPWDLKVDPQNRPPLKPFSTGEELLEKTITCFTLLDPELGDYLRVMKAMGHLDLESRKGKAPGGYNYPLEEIGVPFIFMNATSNLRDLVTLLHEGGHAVHNFVTRDLLLNSFKNPPAEVAELASMSMELLTMDYWNVFFDNEEDLRRAKIQHLESIIETLPWVATIDKFQHWLYENPAHSVEERQTVWLQIYEQFSDSVTDWSSFEAFKKYIWQKQLHIYEVPFYYIEYGMAQLGAIGVWRNYKQNPQKGLQGYINALKLGYTAPISAIYAAADIPFDFSKEYITELMHFVREELERLKG from the coding sequence ATGTCAGCAATAACCATCCCTCAACGTCCCGCACGCAGTTTTTTGGGCGAAGAATTTGAATTAACCACCTGGGAGCAGCTTCAGCCATTTTACGAAAACCTCACCAAGCGCGCGCTCCATTCCGTCGACGACCTGCGTCGGTGGTTTTTGGACAAGAGCGAATTGGAATCGTATCTCTCCGAAAACTTTGCCTGGCGCTACATCCGCATGACCTGCGATACCGGCAGCGAACAATACCAAAAGGAATTTAACGATTTTGTGGAAAACTTCCAGCCGCATCTTTCCGCTTACGGCAACGAACTGGACAAAAAGGCGCTGGAAAGTCCGTATTTGGGCGAATTGAAAGACAGCGGCTTCGACATTACGTTGCGAAGCATGAAAAAAGCGATCGAGATCTTCCGCGAGGAAAACATCCCGATCCAAACCCAAATTCAGACCGAACAGGCTAAATACGGAGCCATCGTCGGGGCCATGACCGTCAGCATCGACGGCGAAGAGGTTACGCTTCAAAAAGCCTCTGACTACCTTCAATCCACGGACCGCGCCCTGCGTGAGGCGGTCTGGAACAAACTTCAGGTGCGGCGCTTTGAAAGCAAAGATCAGTTGGACGAATTGCTGAATACGTTGCGCGACTTGCGCCATCAATTGGCGATCAATGCGGGTTTTGACAATTTCCGCGACTATATGTTCGCCGCCTTGGGCCGTTTTGATTATACGCCGCAAGACTGCTTTAACTTCCACGAATCGGTGGCTGAGGCCGTGGTGCCCATGCTCAACGACATGGCCGCCGAGCGCCGGGAAGACCTTCAACTCGACCGCCTGCGTCCGTGGGATCTGAAGGTAGACCCGCAAAACCGTCCGCCGCTCAAGCCGTTCAGTACCGGGGAAGAATTGCTGGAAAAAACCATCACCTGCTTTACGCTCCTTGACCCGGAACTGGGTGATTATCTGCGCGTAATGAAAGCCATGGGACACCTCGACCTCGAATCGCGCAAGGGGAAAGCACCGGGCGGGTATAACTATCCGTTGGAAGAAATCGGCGTACCGTTCATCTTTATGAATGCCACCTCCAACCTCCGCGACCTGGTCACGCTGCTGCACGAAGGCGGCCACGCTGTCCACAATTTCGTCACGCGTGATCTACTGCTCAACTCCTTCAAAAACCCACCCGCCGAAGTAGCCGAATTGGCTTCGATGAGCATGGAATTGTTGACAATGGACTATTGGAACGTGTTTTTTGACAACGAAGAAGACCTGCGTCGCGCCAAGATCCAGCATTTGGAATCCATCATCGAAACCCTGCCGTGGGTCGCTACGATCGATAAATTTCAGCATTGGCTCTACGAAAATCCTGCGCACAGCGTCGAAGAGCGTCAAACGGTTTGGCTGCAAATTTACGAGCAGTTCAGCGATTCCGTTACCGATTGGAGCAGCTTTGAGGCGTTCAAAAAATACATTTGGCAAAAGCAGCTGCACATTTATGAAGTGCCGTTTTATTACATCGAATACGGCATGGCGCAGTTGGGAGCCATCGGCGTATGGCGGAATTATAAGCAAAACCCGCAAAAGGGACTGCAAGGCTACATCAACGCCCTCAAACTCGGCTACACGGCCCCGATCAGCGCCATCTACGCCGCCGCTGATATTCCGTTCGATTTCTCCAAAGAATACATTACGGAATTGATGCATTTTGTGAGAGAAGAGTTAGAAAGATTGAAGGGGTAA
- a CDS encoding PIN domain-containing protein — translation MRDAVVDANVLMSMLISGKAIYKTLLSDYTFFSSDFAFIEIEKYQRIIKQKSRLEADSFQQFSYFVFTHVHFMPGYLIDNDINNKAFQLVHDIDVKDISYVALALQLDIPLLTRDVPLYAGLRKKGFRKVEMFDVFLRNV, via the coding sequence ATGAGAGATGCAGTCGTTGACGCCAATGTATTGATGTCTATGTTAATTAGTGGAAAAGCTATCTACAAAACACTGCTTTCGGATTATACTTTTTTCAGCAGTGATTTTGCTTTTATTGAAATTGAAAAATACCAACGTATCATTAAGCAAAAGTCACGGTTAGAAGCGGATAGCTTTCAGCAATTTTCATATTTTGTGTTTACTCATGTACATTTTATGCCCGGTTATTTGATTGATAATGATATAAATAATAAAGCGTTTCAACTTGTCCATGACATTGATGTCAAAGACATTTCGTATGTGGCTTTAGCTTTACAGCTTGATATTCCATTGCTTACCCGTGATGTTCCGCTTTATGCAGGATTACGAAAAAAAGGGTTTCGTAAAGTTGAAATGTTTGACGTTTTTTTACGTAATGTCTGA
- a CDS encoding M28 family peptidase, whose product MKKSIFLLLFLSTTAFSQTREDSVMIRKIYNEVLTNGQAYEWLRYLCKQVGPRLSGSVGAQKAVAYTKELMEKQAFDRVFLQDVKVPHWVRGAKEQAYIKVGKQKISVPIAALGGSIATAPKGVEAEVIEVKSFQQLRELGKDKVKGKIVFFNRPMDPTKLNTFEAYGGAVEQRANGATEAGNLGAVGAIVRSVTTLQDDFPHSGSMRYATGVPLIPTAAISTNGANLLSEKLKENPNLTFYFRQHCETLPDADSHNVVGELKGSEKPEEIIVVGGHLDSWDLAEGAHDDGAGCVQSIEVLRLLKAIGYTPKRTIRAVMFMNEENGLRGGVKYADLAKQNNEKHIAAVESDNGGFVPRGFGIVGKAEQKAKIAEWKSLLAPYSLHEIGPGGGGADIGPLAQSGTVLFGYKPDSQRYFDYHHAANDNFENVNKRELDLGTASMAAIIYLLDKYGI is encoded by the coding sequence TTGAAAAAATCGATCTTCCTCCTCCTCTTCCTCAGTACAACTGCATTCTCCCAGACCCGCGAAGACTCCGTCATGATTCGCAAAATCTACAACGAAGTACTCACCAACGGACAGGCCTACGAATGGCTGCGGTATCTGTGCAAGCAGGTCGGGCCGCGCCTGAGCGGCTCCGTCGGGGCGCAAAAAGCCGTCGCCTATACCAAAGAGCTGATGGAAAAACAGGCCTTTGACCGCGTGTTTTTGCAGGATGTCAAAGTGCCGCATTGGGTGCGCGGAGCCAAAGAGCAAGCGTACATTAAAGTAGGCAAACAAAAGATCAGCGTTCCCATTGCCGCGTTGGGCGGCTCGATCGCCACGGCTCCCAAAGGCGTAGAAGCCGAAGTGATCGAAGTAAAAAGTTTTCAGCAACTGCGCGAGCTGGGCAAAGACAAAGTGAAAGGCAAGATCGTCTTTTTCAACCGCCCCATGGACCCCACCAAGCTCAACACCTTTGAAGCCTACGGCGGAGCCGTGGAGCAACGCGCCAACGGGGCCACCGAAGCCGGCAATCTGGGCGCTGTAGGTGCCATTGTGCGTTCGGTCACTACGTTACAGGATGACTTTCCGCACTCGGGCAGTATGCGCTACGCCACGGGTGTGCCGTTGATTCCGACGGCGGCCATCAGTACCAACGGCGCCAACCTATTGAGTGAGAAGCTCAAAGAAAACCCAAACCTTACGTTCTACTTCCGCCAACACTGCGAAACACTCCCCGATGCCGACTCACACAATGTTGTGGGCGAGCTGAAAGGCAGTGAAAAACCCGAAGAGATCATCGTCGTAGGCGGGCATTTAGACTCGTGGGACCTGGCCGAAGGCGCTCACGACGACGGTGCGGGCTGTGTCCAATCCATCGAAGTATTGCGCCTTCTGAAAGCCATCGGCTATACGCCTAAGCGCACGATTCGGGCGGTGATGTTTATGAACGAAGAAAACGGCCTGCGCGGCGGTGTGAAATACGCCGACTTAGCCAAACAAAATAATGAAAAGCACATTGCGGCCGTAGAATCCGACAACGGAGGCTTTGTGCCCCGAGGATTCGGCATTGTAGGAAAAGCCGAGCAAAAAGCCAAAATAGCCGAGTGGAAGAGCTTATTGGCTCCGTACAGCCTGCACGAAATCGGGCCGGGCGGCGGTGGCGCTGACATCGGACCGCTGGCCCAATCAGGCACGGTACTTTTTGGGTACAAGCCTGATTCTCAACGGTATTTTGATTATCACCACGCTGCCAACGACAATTTTGAGAACGTCAACAAACGCGAATTGGATCTCGGCACCGCTTCTATGGCAGCGATTATTTATTTGCTGGACAAATACGGGATTTAA